Proteins from a single region of Desulfovibrio sp. Huiquan2017:
- the argH gene encoding argininosuccinate lyase, protein MADKKMWGGRFAKATAASMEAFSESVSFDRLLYAEDIRGSQAHARMLAKQGFLTDDEARIICDGLDRVKSEIESGEFVWKTEMEDVHMNVESRLTEIIGPLGGKLHTARSRNDQVALDFRLHVATRLAAWQENLAALIQVFVDRAEEHKDTMLPGCTHFQPAQPVTLGHHLLAYCQMFKRDHERVADGLKRVRVMPLGAAALAGTTHPVNPRGVAEDLGFPAIFANSMDAVSDRDFVLEAVFAGSLIMTHLSRMCEELIIWANPNFGYVKLPDQYATGSSIMPQKKNPDACEIMRGKTGRVVGSLMGLLVLIKGLPMTYNRDMQEDKEPFFDADRTVSASLGIMADMLRLMEFVPGKMEETVKRGFLNATELADYLAAKGVPFREAHHITGAAVAYAEGKGVGLENLDLAELRRFSGEIGEDVYGVLDYHAAIRRRITPGGTGPASVAAQMGALREWLGSL, encoded by the coding sequence ATGGCAGACAAGAAGATGTGGGGCGGGCGGTTCGCCAAGGCAACCGCCGCGTCCATGGAGGCGTTTTCCGAGTCCGTGTCCTTTGACCGGCTCCTTTACGCCGAGGATATCCGCGGTTCCCAGGCCCATGCCCGCATGCTGGCCAAGCAAGGCTTTTTGACCGACGACGAGGCCCGGATCATCTGCGATGGCCTGGACCGGGTCAAGTCCGAGATCGAGTCCGGCGAGTTCGTCTGGAAGACCGAAATGGAAGACGTGCACATGAACGTCGAGTCCCGGCTGACCGAGATCATCGGGCCGCTGGGCGGCAAGCTGCACACCGCGCGCAGCCGCAACGACCAGGTGGCCCTGGACTTCCGTTTGCACGTGGCCACCCGGCTCGCCGCGTGGCAGGAAAATCTGGCCGCGCTCATCCAGGTGTTCGTGGACCGCGCCGAGGAGCACAAGGATACCATGCTGCCCGGCTGCACCCATTTTCAGCCCGCCCAGCCCGTGACTCTGGGCCATCATCTGCTGGCCTATTGCCAGATGTTCAAGCGCGATCACGAGCGCGTGGCCGACGGTCTGAAGCGCGTCCGGGTCATGCCGCTCGGCGCGGCGGCCCTGGCCGGAACCACCCATCCGGTGAACCCCCGGGGCGTGGCCGAGGACCTGGGCTTTCCGGCGATCTTTGCCAATTCCATGGATGCGGTTTCCGACCGCGACTTCGTACTCGAAGCGGTGTTCGCGGGCTCCCTGATCATGACCCATCTGTCGCGCATGTGCGAGGAATTGATCATCTGGGCCAATCCGAATTTCGGTTACGTCAAACTGCCCGACCAGTACGCCACGGGCTCCTCCATCATGCCCCAGAAGAAGAATCCCGACGCCTGCGAGATCATGCGCGGCAAAACCGGCAGGGTGGTCGGCTCCCTCATGGGGCTGCTCGTCCTGATCAAGGGGCTGCCCATGACCTACAACCGGGACATGCAGGAGGACAAGGAGCCGTTCTTCGACGCCGACCGCACGGTTTCGGCCTCGCTGGGCATCATGGCGGACATGCTTCGGCTCATGGAATTCGTGCCCGGGAAGATGGAAGAGACCGTCAAGCGCGGTTTCCTGAACGCCACGGAACTCGCCGACTACCTGGCCGCCAAGGGCGTGCCCTTCCGCGAAGCGCACCACATCACCGGCGCGGCCGTGGCCTATGCCGAAGGAAAGGGCGTGGGCCTTGAAAATCTGGACCTCGCCGAACTGAGGCGGTTCTCCGGCGAGATCGGGGAAGACGTCTACGGGGTGCTTGATTATCACGCGGCCATCCGGCGGCGGATCACCCCAGGCGGCACCGGACCGGCATCCGTGGCCGCACAGATGGGGGCGCTGCGGGAGTGGCTCGGGTCTCTCTAG
- a CDS encoding argininosuccinate synthase, producing MQKIDKVVLAYSGGLDTSIILKWLKINYDCDVICMTADLGQGEEMHGIEEKALNTGAVKAYVEDLREEFVRDYVFPMFRANALYEGRYLLGTAIARPLISKRMVEIAEMEGAQAVAHGATGKGNDQVRFELATMALNPRLTTIAPWREWELKSRTDLMNFAKTNEIPIPVSRKKPWSIDANLLHTSFEGGELEDPWNAPGPDCYRNITPAEKCPDEAEEITIDFEAGDPIAVNSVKYSPAALLAKLNELGGKHGIGRVDMVENRFVGMKSRGVYETPGGTILAAAHRDLEGLCMDREMMHLRDSLIPRYAEMVYYGYWFSPEREALQAMIDKSQEKVTGTVRVKLYKGNCVPLGRKSPFSLYNSELATFEEDYVYDQADAAGFIKLVGLRLKGRMQQSKWGGKETEDSCE from the coding sequence ATGCAGAAGATAGACAAGGTCGTGCTGGCCTACTCCGGCGGGTTGGACACTTCCATCATTCTCAAGTGGCTCAAGATCAACTACGACTGCGACGTGATCTGCATGACTGCGGATCTCGGCCAGGGCGAGGAGATGCACGGCATCGAGGAAAAGGCGCTCAACACCGGCGCGGTCAAGGCCTACGTCGAAGACCTGCGCGAGGAGTTCGTGCGCGACTACGTCTTCCCCATGTTCCGGGCCAATGCCCTGTATGAGGGCCGTTACCTGCTCGGCACAGCCATCGCCCGGCCGCTGATCTCCAAGCGTATGGTCGAGATCGCCGAGATGGAAGGCGCCCAGGCCGTGGCCCATGGCGCCACGGGCAAGGGTAACGACCAGGTTCGCTTCGAACTGGCCACCATGGCCCTCAATCCCCGGCTGACGACCATTGCCCCGTGGCGCGAATGGGAACTCAAGTCTCGTACCGACCTGATGAATTTTGCCAAGACCAATGAGATTCCCATCCCGGTCAGCCGCAAGAAGCCGTGGTCCATCGACGCCAACCTGTTGCATACCTCCTTTGAGGGCGGCGAGTTGGAAGATCCTTGGAACGCGCCCGGCCCGGACTGCTATCGTAATATCACCCCGGCCGAAAAGTGCCCGGACGAGGCCGAGGAGATCACCATCGACTTCGAGGCCGGTGATCCCATCGCCGTCAACAGCGTGAAATATTCCCCCGCGGCCCTGCTGGCCAAGCTCAACGAGTTGGGCGGCAAGCACGGCATCGGCAGGGTGGATATGGTCGAGAACCGCTTCGTCGGCATGAAGTCGCGCGGCGTGTACGAGACCCCCGGCGGGACCATCCTGGCCGCCGCCCACCGCGACCTGGAAGGGCTGTGCATGGACCGCGAGATGATGCATCTGCGCGATTCCCTCATTCCCCGCTATGCCGAAATGGTGTACTATGGCTATTGGTTCTCTCCCGAGCGCGAAGCCTTGCAGGCCATGATCGACAAGTCTCAGGAAAAGGTCACCGGCACCGTGCGGGTCAAGCTGTACAAGGGCAATTGCGTGCCGTTGGGCCGCAAGTCGCCGTTCTCCCTGTACAACTCCGAGCTGGCTACTTTCGAGGAAGACTACGTGTACGACCAGGCCGACGCCGCCGGGTTCATCAAACTGGTGGGGCTCAGACTCAAGGGCCGCATGCAGCAGTCCAAATGGGGCGGGAAAGAGACCGAAGACTCCTGCGAGTAA
- the argF gene encoding ornithine carbamoyltransferase produces the protein MPKHFLTILDIPRDEVKQVILRAKEMKDNKVRTDLLDGKTVLLIFEKASTRTRVSFEVGVRQLGGDPVFISARDSQLGRSEPIKDTARVLSRYADGIVMRTFGQEKLETLVDYGDIPVVNALTDEYHPCQVMADVLTMYERTPDLDKLKVAWVGDGNNMAHSFINGAAVFGYELSLACPEGYTPDMAILDKAVGLGAKITLTDDPKKAAAGADYVNTDVWASMGQEEEQKKREAAFAGYMVDEALMALAAPGAGFMHCLPAHRGEEVSEGVFESPASIVWDQAENRLHAQKAILEWIFK, from the coding sequence ATGCCCAAACATTTTTTGACCATTCTGGACATCCCCAGGGATGAAGTGAAGCAGGTCATCCTGCGCGCCAAGGAAATGAAGGACAACAAGGTCCGCACCGATCTTCTGGACGGCAAGACCGTGCTGCTGATTTTCGAAAAGGCGTCCACCCGGACCCGCGTTTCCTTCGAAGTGGGAGTGCGCCAATTGGGCGGCGATCCGGTGTTTATTTCCGCCCGCGACTCCCAGTTGGGCCGCAGTGAGCCGATCAAGGACACGGCCCGGGTCCTGTCCCGGTACGCCGACGGGATCGTCATGCGCACCTTCGGTCAGGAAAAGCTGGAAACCCTGGTCGATTACGGGGACATCCCGGTGGTCAACGCCCTGACCGACGAATACCATCCGTGTCAGGTCATGGCCGACGTCCTGACCATGTACGAGCGCACCCCGGACCTGGACAAGCTCAAGGTGGCCTGGGTGGGCGACGGCAACAACATGGCCCATTCCTTCATCAATGGCGCGGCGGTCTTCGGCTACGAACTTTCCCTGGCCTGTCCCGAGGGGTATACCCCGGATATGGCCATTTTGGACAAAGCCGTCGGCCTCGGCGCGAAGATCACCCTGACCGACGACCCGAAGAAGGCCGCGGCCGGAGCGGACTACGTCAATACCGATGTCTGGGCCTCCATGGGCCAGGAAGAGGAGCAGAAGAAGCGCGAGGCCGCGTTCGCCGGGTACATGGTGGACGAGGCGCTCATGGCGCTGGCCGCCCCGGGTGCTGGCTTCATGCACTGCCTGCCCGCCCACCGGGGCGAAGAAGTTTCCGAGGGGGTTTTCGAATCCCCGGCCTCCATTGTCTGGGACCAGGCCGAGAACCGGCTCCATGCGCAAAAGGCGATCCTTGAGTGGATCTTTAAATAA
- a CDS encoding ATP-binding protein — MHGIKGKQLYRLVFYGVIFAVAAVGALVYTGVREIRHDAAVVAVENSARGLSGAVTVLLNAVRNSNQEMGQGLLKSLKPAALRKEFGAVLKDHQNLAAVMVSDGQGLRYLLTRRFGGMVEAVPDEMHSAVAWTLFKDGKADDKPFSGWELELPQVDHVLSDEFSHLEPGQVNWRSAGRFHHVNVAWITASSLVDSGSGERLMLSFAFPAEAILSQLSEAERGGAERIFLYWGDGRAMPVSGLGADVGPDLAGQSLTPDQLPDPVVRQAVSGLAARDKGMNKAPDKPFSFVNNHEIWWTWAMPLSIFGDTLSLGVAVPRKNVLSTLTSDSFLQGGAVVLILMAFGVLFILHRNRGRIESLGMRRAAALTAGDVTDLIQAGEGGRLEFKQTLRFNLKSGKNGKEIEHACLKTVSAFLNTEGGTLLIGVADDGTVTGFDEDRFDSDDKALLHFNNLVDRHIGTEFSRYIDSKVIEVCEKRVLRVHCVPAPAPAILDAAKGEEFFVRSGPASRSLTLKQFHDWLKKHQ, encoded by the coding sequence ATGCACGGCATCAAAGGCAAACAGCTTTACCGACTGGTTTTTTACGGGGTTATCTTCGCTGTGGCCGCCGTGGGCGCATTGGTCTACACGGGCGTGCGCGAGATCCGTCACGACGCAGCCGTGGTGGCGGTGGAAAATTCGGCCCGCGGCCTGTCCGGCGCGGTCACCGTGCTCCTCAATGCGGTGCGCAACTCCAATCAGGAGATGGGCCAGGGGCTGCTCAAGAGTCTCAAGCCAGCCGCCTTGCGCAAGGAATTCGGCGCGGTGCTCAAGGACCATCAGAATCTCGCGGCCGTCATGGTCAGCGACGGCCAGGGGTTGCGCTACCTGCTGACCCGGCGCTTCGGCGGCATGGTCGAGGCCGTGCCCGACGAGATGCATTCCGCCGTGGCCTGGACATTGTTCAAGGACGGCAAGGCGGACGACAAACCCTTTTCGGGCTGGGAGTTGGAGCTGCCCCAGGTGGACCATGTCCTGTCCGACGAGTTCAGCCATCTGGAGCCGGGCCAGGTCAACTGGCGCAGCGCGGGCCGTTTCCACCACGTCAACGTGGCCTGGATCACGGCTTCCTCCCTGGTGGATTCGGGATCGGGCGAGCGCCTCATGCTTTCCTTCGCCTTTCCGGCCGAAGCCATCCTGTCCCAGTTGAGCGAGGCCGAGCGGGGCGGAGCCGAACGGATTTTTCTGTATTGGGGCGATGGCCGGGCCATGCCCGTGAGCGGGCTCGGCGCGGACGTCGGCCCGGATCTGGCCGGGCAGTCCCTGACTCCGGACCAATTGCCCGATCCCGTGGTCCGGCAGGCCGTATCCGGTCTGGCCGCCCGTGACAAAGGAATGAACAAGGCCCCGGACAAACCGTTTTCCTTCGTCAACAACCACGAGATCTGGTGGACCTGGGCCATGCCCTTGTCCATCTTCGGAGACACCTTGTCCCTGGGCGTGGCCGTGCCGCGCAAGAACGTCCTGTCCACCCTGACCAGCGACTCCTTTCTCCAGGGCGGCGCCGTGGTCCTCATACTCATGGCCTTCGGCGTGCTCTTCATTCTGCACCGCAACCGGGGGCGCATCGAATCCCTGGGCATGCGTCGTGCGGCGGCCCTCACCGCCGGGGACGTGACCGATCTCATCCAGGCGGGGGAGGGCGGCAGACTCGAATTCAAGCAGACCCTGCGTTTCAACCTCAAGTCGGGCAAGAATGGCAAGGAGATCGAACACGCCTGTCTAAAGACCGTGTCCGCCTTCCTCAACACCGAGGGCGGTACCCTGCTCATCGGTGTGGCGGACGACGGCACCGTGACCGGTTTCGACGAGGACCGGTTCGACAGCGACGACAAGGCGCTCCTGCACTTCAACAACCTGGTGGATCGGCATATCGGGACCGAATTCTCGCGTTATATCGACAGCAAGGTCATTGAAGTGTGCGAGAAGCGGGTCCTGCGTGTGCACTGCGTCCCGGCCCCGGCTCCGGCCATTCTGGATGCGGCCAAGGGCGAGGAGTTCTTCGTGCGCAGCGGCCCGGCCAGCCGGTCCCTGACGCTCAAGCAGTTTCACGACTGGCTGAAGAAACATCAATAG
- the ybeY gene encoding rRNA maturation RNase YbeY, producing MSMTGPVDILFETRLDPRFPLARRELAALAETLLGALGLTGRTFLLKLVDDREIARLNCEFLGCSGPTNILSFPARDADEVDSGEVDSGDQDGVGGGPGDEAFLGELALSVDGLVRETDLYGQVPLEHLARLLAHGLLHLAGFDHGEVMFDMTDTAVDQALLEHGEGVA from the coding sequence ATGAGTATGACCGGTCCGGTCGACATCCTTTTCGAAACCCGGCTTGACCCGAGGTTTCCCCTGGCTCGGCGCGAGCTGGCCGCATTGGCGGAAACCCTTCTGGGGGCCCTGGGCCTCACCGGGCGAACCTTTCTTCTCAAGCTGGTGGACGATCGCGAGATCGCCCGACTCAACTGTGAATTCCTGGGCTGTTCCGGTCCGACCAACATCCTGAGCTTTCCGGCCCGCGATGCCGACGAGGTCGATTCCGGCGAGGTCGATTCCGGCGATCAGGACGGGGTGGGCGGCGGGCCCGGCGATGAGGCCTTCCTGGGTGAACTGGCCTTGTCCGTGGACGGATTGGTCCGGGAGACCGACCTTTATGGCCAGGTTCCCCTGGAACACCTGGCCCGCCTGTTGGCGCACGGGTTGCTACACCTGGCCGGGTTCGACCATGGCGAGGTCATGTTCGACATGACCGACACGGCCGTGGATCAAGCCTTGCTCGAACACGGGGAGGGCGTGGCATAG
- a CDS encoding PhoH family protein, translated as MASQLFGPQGQHLKLLGERLGVRIESRGSTLVIHSPDGEEEKGDLAAQVLTQLYAMIRRGKSVYPQDVDFACRILERQPSADVCEVFKGDVYATSAKRTVSPKTLNQREYLDAIRDSDMTFGIGPAGTGKTYLAVAMAVGALSRREVKRIVLTRPAVEAGEKLGFLPGDLAEKINPYLRPLYDALHDMLDFAKVQDYQEAGVIEVAPLAFMRGRTLNDAFIILDEAQNTTPEQMKMFLTRLGFGSKAVVTGDVTQIDLPVHSKSGLLHARRILDGVKGVKFVNFDEQDVIRHPLVGRIVKAYEAHEGNGE; from the coding sequence ATGGCCAGTCAACTCTTCGGCCCACAAGGTCAACACCTGAAACTTCTGGGCGAACGCCTCGGAGTCCGCATAGAAAGCCGGGGCAGCACCCTGGTCATCCACTCCCCGGACGGGGAGGAGGAGAAGGGCGACCTGGCCGCCCAGGTCCTGACCCAGCTCTACGCCATGATTCGGCGCGGCAAGTCCGTGTATCCGCAGGACGTGGACTTCGCCTGCCGCATTCTCGAACGCCAGCCCTCGGCCGACGTCTGCGAGGTCTTCAAGGGGGACGTCTACGCCACCTCGGCGAAGCGGACGGTGTCACCCAAGACCTTGAATCAGCGGGAATATCTCGACGCCATCCGGGACTCGGACATGACCTTCGGCATCGGACCGGCGGGCACGGGCAAGACCTATCTGGCCGTGGCCATGGCCGTGGGCGCGCTCAGCCGGCGCGAGGTCAAGCGCATCGTCCTGACCCGTCCGGCCGTGGAGGCGGGCGAGAAGCTCGGCTTTCTGCCCGGCGATCTGGCCGAGAAGATCAACCCGTACCTGCGGCCCTTGTACGACGCCTTGCACGACATGCTCGATTTCGCCAAGGTCCAGGACTATCAGGAGGCCGGAGTCATCGAGGTGGCTCCTCTGGCCTTCATGCGCGGCCGCACCCTGAACGACGCCTTCATCATCCTTGATGAGGCCCAGAACACCACGCCCGAGCAGATGAAGATGTTCCTGACCCGGCTCGGCTTCGGCTCCAAGGCCGTGGTCACCGGCGACGTGACCCAGATTGATCTGCCCGTCCACTCCAAGTCCGGCCTGCTCCACGCACGGCGCATCCTGGATGGGGTCAAGGGCGTGAAATTCGTCAACTTCGACGAGCAGGACGTCATCCGCCATCCCCTGGTAGGGCGTATAGTCAAGGCCTACGAAGCCCACGAGGGCAACGGGGAATGA
- a CDS encoding ABC transporter permease, translating into MVKLFHSVLRYGLVILVMGVLWKLAAISLGGVILPHPEDALAALCQAMSTRIFWEHFGVSLYRSVTAMALAWIIAFPLGLIMGSVKRVDKILSPFVFLTYPVPKIVLLPIFLLLLGLGDTSKIAMIALILGYQILVTTRDGVRSIHPKYFDSVRSLGGTPLDVLREVLLPAALPHGFTALRLGTGVSVAVLFFVESFATSRGLGYMIMDAWGAMDYLTMFSGILGMSIMGAALYEIANVLERKACRWMFLRAKD; encoded by the coding sequence GTGGTGAAGCTGTTCCATTCCGTTCTGCGTTACGGCCTGGTCATTCTGGTCATGGGCGTGCTCTGGAAGCTGGCCGCCATCTCCCTGGGCGGTGTTATCCTGCCGCATCCCGAAGACGCCCTGGCCGCTCTCTGCCAGGCCATGTCCACCCGGATATTCTGGGAGCATTTCGGCGTCAGCCTGTACCGTTCGGTCACGGCCATGGCCCTGGCCTGGATCATCGCCTTTCCTCTGGGGTTGATCATGGGCAGCGTGAAGCGGGTGGACAAGATTCTGTCCCCCTTCGTCTTTTTGACCTATCCGGTGCCCAAGATAGTGCTCCTGCCCATCTTCCTGCTTCTTCTCGGCCTGGGGGATACCTCGAAGATCGCCATGATCGCGCTTATTCTCGGCTACCAGATCCTGGTTACCACCCGCGACGGGGTGCGCTCCATCCATCCAAAATATTTCGATTCGGTCCGTTCCCTGGGGGGCACACCCCTGGACGTCCTGCGCGAGGTCCTGCTCCCGGCGGCCCTGCCGCATGGCTTCACGGCCCTGCGCCTGGGCACCGGCGTGTCCGTGGCCGTGCTTTTTTTCGTTGAATCCTTTGCCACTAGCCGGGGGCTGGGCTATATGATCATGGACGCCTGGGGGGCCATGGATTATCTAACCATGTTCTCCGGCATCCTCGGCATGTCCATCATGGGCGCGGCCCTGTACGAAATCGCCAATGTGCTGGAACGCAAGGCGTGCAGGTGGATGTTCCTGCGTGCCAAGGACTAA
- a CDS encoding ABC transporter ATP-binding protein, translating to MLTAENLGKSYDGRTVITDVSFTLAEGETLAVVGPSGCGKTTLLYMLSGLSAPDTGRALLDGKPITGPASDISIILQDYGLLPWRTVIDNVALGLKIQGMGRRERLQLARAQLAEVGIDGRDNDYPANLSGGEQQRVAIARAFVTRPRLTLLDEPFSSLDALTRERLQLALLDAWQVRRVPYVLVTHSLEEAVMLGQRIMVMSARPARPVAVFDNPGFGDARIRDTEGCFALLKELRHTVEAQW from the coding sequence ATGCTGACCGCCGAGAACCTGGGTAAGTCCTATGACGGTCGGACCGTCATCACGGATGTTTCCTTCACCCTGGCCGAGGGGGAGACCCTGGCCGTGGTCGGCCCGTCCGGCTGCGGCAAGACGACCCTGCTCTACATGTTGAGCGGGCTGTCCGCGCCCGACACCGGCCGGGCGCTGTTGGACGGCAAGCCCATCACCGGCCCGGCGTCGGATATCTCCATAATTCTCCAGGACTACGGCCTGCTGCCCTGGCGCACGGTCATCGACAATGTGGCCCTTGGCCTCAAGATTCAGGGCATGGGCCGCCGCGAGCGTTTGCAACTGGCCCGGGCCCAATTGGCCGAGGTCGGCATCGACGGGCGGGACAACGACTATCCGGCCAACCTCTCGGGCGGGGAGCAGCAGCGCGTTGCCATTGCCCGGGCCTTCGTCACCCGGCCCCGCCTGACCCTGCTGGACGAACCATTTTCCTCTCTGGACGCCCTGACCCGCGAGCGGCTGCAATTGGCTCTGCTCGACGCCTGGCAGGTGCGCCGGGTGCCCTATGTGCTGGTTACCCATTCCCTGGAGGAAGCGGTCATGCTCGGCCAGCGGATCATGGTCATGTCCGCGCGTCCTGCCCGGCCCGTAGCCGTGTTCGACAATCCCGGCTTCGGTGATGCGCGCATCCGCGATACCGAGGGCTGCTTCGCGCTTCTTAAGGAGCTGCGCCACACCGTGGAGGCCCAGTGGTGA
- a CDS encoding ABC transporter substrate-binding protein, which yields MKKILLALAMTLALATTARAENIGMRFGVLPVIDTLPLQVADREGLFAKHGLDVTLVRFMSALERDTAMQTGQIDAYFGDLIATYLLLDRGVPMHIALTSWRTTPGYPMFGIALSPAGRDRTLADMRGRSLALSRSTIMEFLCDKLENHLGVGHGYFSQLEVKKLPIRLQMLLTDQVDAALLPEPLLSLARLKGGNVLATAEDLNLPVTVLCLHKRYFENNGAAYGKFLAAYADALRLLAESPEKYRALMAETCRIPKPLVPQFPIYPYPAPALPASAELAEVQDWMVAKGLLKKPVPDSVALPPAHD from the coding sequence ATGAAGAAAATACTGCTTGCGTTGGCCATGACCCTGGCTCTGGCCACCACCGCCCGCGCGGAGAATATCGGCATGCGCTTCGGCGTGCTGCCGGTCATCGACACCCTGCCGCTGCAAGTCGCCGACAGGGAAGGGCTGTTCGCCAAGCACGGCCTGGACGTGACCCTGGTCCGGTTTATGTCCGCCCTGGAGCGAGATACGGCCATGCAGACCGGCCAGATCGACGCCTATTTCGGCGACCTTATCGCTACCTACCTGCTCCTGGATCGCGGCGTGCCTATGCACATCGCCCTGACTTCCTGGCGGACCACGCCGGGCTATCCCATGTTCGGCATCGCCCTGTCACCCGCAGGCCGCGACAGGACGCTGGCCGACATGCGGGGGCGTTCCCTGGCCCTGTCCAGATCCACGATCATGGAATTTCTCTGCGACAAGCTGGAGAATCATCTCGGCGTGGGGCATGGCTATTTTTCGCAGTTGGAAGTCAAAAAACTGCCCATCCGGCTGCAAATGCTCCTGACCGACCAGGTGGACGCGGCGCTCTTGCCCGAACCGCTTTTGTCCCTGGCCCGGCTCAAGGGCGGCAACGTCCTGGCCACGGCCGAGGATTTGAACCTGCCCGTGACCGTACTTTGCCTGCACAAGCGCTATTTCGAAAACAACGGCGCGGCCTACGGCAAGTTCCTGGCCGCCTATGCCGATGCGCTCCGGCTTTTGGCCGAAAGTCCGGAGAAGTATCGGGCGCTCATGGCCGAGACTTGCCGTATCCCCAAGCCGTTGGTCCCCCAGTTCCCGATTTATCCCTACCCGGCGCCCGCGCTGCCTGCTTCGGCCGAACTGGCCGAGGTCCAGGACTGGATGGTCGCCAAAGGGCTGCTCAAGAAGCCTGTGCCCGACTCCGTGGCCCTGCCGCCCGCACATGACTAG
- a CDS encoding SO_0444 family Cu/Zn efflux transporter: MADLFVNVLLESWNVLVEAAPYVLFGFFVAGLLKGFVPDSFMARHLGGKSLGAVLKAAVIGVPLPLCSCGVLPAALGLRRQGASKGATTAFMISTPETGVDSMAVTYALIDPLMTVIRPVAASLTAVFAGVLINAFPDEKADPLPLAGLADGSTGCSGCGCGGACSAAPPSTIEGRFFAGMRYAFGEMIEDIGRWLLVGVVIAGIIAAAIPADALDRWVGTGLLSYLAMLVVALPLYVCATASTPIAASLLLKGLSPGAALVFLLAGPATNGATITVMLKTLGKRAAGLYVASIMICSLALAWGTDHLYAALGLDIRATVSEVGELLPHWVGVPCAVILLALVAKSFAGLFVRGESDCRS, translated from the coding sequence ATGGCCGATCTTTTTGTCAATGTCCTGTTGGAGTCCTGGAACGTGCTGGTGGAGGCCGCTCCCTACGTCCTTTTCGGTTTTTTCGTGGCCGGTCTGCTCAAGGGGTTCGTGCCCGATTCATTCATGGCCCGTCATCTGGGCGGCAAGTCTCTGGGCGCGGTGCTCAAGGCGGCCGTCATCGGCGTGCCGCTACCCCTTTGTTCCTGCGGCGTGCTGCCCGCGGCCCTGGGGCTGCGTCGGCAGGGGGCCAGCAAGGGAGCGACTACGGCCTTCATGATCTCCACGCCCGAGACCGGGGTGGACTCCATGGCCGTGACCTACGCCCTCATCGACCCGCTTATGACCGTGATCCGGCCCGTGGCCGCGTCCCTGACCGCCGTGTTCGCCGGGGTGCTGATCAATGCCTTCCCCGATGAGAAAGCCGACCCCCTGCCTTTGGCCGGACTGGCCGACGGTTCGACCGGCTGCTCGGGTTGCGGTTGCGGGGGCGCGTGCTCTGCGGCGCCGCCGTCCACCATTGAAGGACGTTTTTTCGCGGGCATGCGCTACGCCTTTGGCGAGATGATCGAGGATATCGGCCGCTGGCTTCTGGTGGGCGTGGTCATCGCCGGGATCATCGCGGCGGCCATTCCGGCTGACGCTCTGGACCGCTGGGTGGGCACGGGGCTGCTCTCCTACCTGGCCATGCTGGTGGTGGCCCTGCCGCTCTATGTCTGCGCCACGGCCTCCACACCCATTGCGGCCTCGCTTCTGCTCAAGGGACTTTCCCCCGGCGCGGCCCTGGTCTTCCTCCTGGCCGGGCCTGCCACCAACGGGGCGACCATCACGGTCATGCTCAAGACCCTGGGCAAGCGCGCCGCGGGGCTCTACGTGGCCTCCATCATGATTTGTTCCCTGGCCCTGGCCTGGGGCACCGATCATCTCTACGCCGCGTTGGGCCTGGATATCCGGGCCACGGTCTCGGAAGTGGGCGAGTTGCTGCCCCATTGGGTGGGCGTGCCTTGCGCCGTGATCCTGCTGGCGCTGGTGGCCAAGAGTTTCGCCGGGCTGTTCGTTCGGGGAGAATCGGACTGCCGAAGCTGA
- a CDS encoding metalloregulator ArsR/SmtB family transcription factor — MSNIACSDTEQHVKNVAAARKAMLSEREFLFLAELFKALGDYTRVRILFALSIGELCVCALAEVLDMSQSAISHQLRLLRAAKLVRYRKEGKNVFYSLDDDHVRNLVSQGLDHIKEEA, encoded by the coding sequence ATGTCGAATATTGCTTGCAGTGATACCGAGCAGCACGTCAAGAACGTGGCGGCTGCGCGAAAGGCCATGCTCTCCGAGCGGGAGTTCCTGTTCCTGGCGGAACTTTTTAAGGCCCTGGGGGACTATACCCGGGTGCGCATCCTGTTCGCCCTGTCCATTGGCGAACTCTGCGTGTGCGCACTGGCCGAGGTCCTGGATATGTCCCAGTCGGCCATCTCCCATCAGCTCCGGCTGTTGCGCGCCGCCAAGCTGGTGCGCTACCGGAAGGAAGGCAAGAACGTCTTTTACTCCCTGGACGACGACCATGTGCGCAACCTGGTCTCACAGGGGCTGGATCACATCAAGGAAGAGGCGTAG